Proteins encoded by one window of Branchiostoma floridae strain S238N-H82 chromosome 6, Bfl_VNyyK, whole genome shotgun sequence:
- the LOC118417564 gene encoding palmitoyltransferase ZDHHC1-like — protein MCCCKDKDSPDPGSNAALAVQKPRKNGWSWPLHPFQLVAWFFIAYFGVIHFGVLVPVMPAEWQIAGYIIVGIFLALHCILHIWSLTVNPADDNVIRKWKGLEPKKYDRTMQAHVIENNRCYICDTDVCASAKHCRLCNKCVSGFDHHCRWLNSCIGDKNYKLFISCLVSALVGAVLILAISIYVTVMYFVDPSALHYAQQGILVSAVVTPVASDLPSVTPNVLSNDTSILPATTPGQSSSMTYKYYLFAEVPGEAFVSIVILTSLLCVVAMLLLGHLLCFHLYLMCNSLSTYDYIMRGREKAKQSSPESSQQNLKGNKVAPVAMISREQGLHESMENGYVPENGYHHGSYDPNSSDEDTRQMQRQYEEVLMEDEALSPRLTARSSGRHRPKSSERERLDSDIELPKAAKMPRQLPPLRPVANLVQETTQVAPTNSKKKRQCRAKEQSHSDSVASERKKPKRNGTSKEKRMEVAAIAANGTYTPRGYHINPALPPITPPAPPPPMNDVITPARSPSPYHSSSAESLHEIPLDTIRSGYDQLALVRNKPQVIPAGGSPNSSPNFSARDQERRSHPKRRKAKPKERRPRPLDVPPLELTQTVTDGEYSIRSDVTTAQSGRPLPVMHMATSNV, from the exons ATGTGTTGCTGTAAAGACAAGGACTCCCCGGATCCTGGGTCCAACGCAGCACTGGCTGTACAGAAACCCAGGAAGAATGGCTGGAGCTGGCCCCTCCACCCCTTCCAACTGGTGGCGTGGTTTTTCATCGCCTACTTTGGAGTCATCCACTTCGGGGTACTGGTGCCCGTAATGCCAGCGGAATGGCAGATTGCCGGATATATT ATTGTTGGTATATTCCTGGCGCTTCACTGCATTCTGCATATATGGAGCCTGACTGTGAACCCTGCAGATGATAATGTAATACGCAAGTGGAAAGGGCTGGAACCCAAGAAATATGACCGAACCATGCAAGCTCATGTCATTGAGAACAACAGATGTTACATCTGCGACACTGATGT GTGTGCGTCTGCAAAACATTGTCGCCTTTGCAATAAATGCGTGTCTGGGTTCGACCACCACTGTAGATGGCTCAACAGCTGCATAGGCGACAAAAACTATAA GTTGTTTATTTCCTGTCTGGTGTCTGCGCTGGTGGGAGCCGTACTTATTCTGGCCATCTCTATTTACGTTACGGTGATGTATTTTGTGGACCCGTCAGCCCTACACTATGCTCAACAAG GGATTCTTGTGAGTGCCGTCGTTACCCCAGTCGCGTCTGACCTTCCCAGTGTCACACCCAACGTGTTGAGTAACGATACGTCAATTCTTCCAGCAACTACCCCAGGCCAGAGCAGTTCCATGACTT ATAAGTATTACTTATTTGCGGAGGTACCCGGGGAGGCGTTTGTGAGTATCGTGATTTTAACATCACTCCTCTGCGTGGTCGCGATGCTTCTCCTGGGACATCTACTGTGCTTCCATCTGTACCTGA TGTGCAATAGCCTTTCCACATATGATTACATCATGCGGGGCAGAGAGAAGGCCAAGCAGTCTTCACCTGAGTCAAGCCAGCAGAACCTTAAG GGTAATAAGGTTGCACCAGTAGCAATGATCTCGCGAGAGCAGGGCCTCCATGAAAGCATGGAGAACGGGTACGTTCCAGAGAATGGGTACCACCATGGTAGCTACGACCCAAACAGTTCCGACGAGGACACCAG ACAGATGCAGCGTCAGTACGAGGAGGTACTGATGGAGGACGAGGCTCTGTCCCCCCGCCTGACCGCCAGGAGCAGCGGCAGGCACCGCCCCAAGAGCTCGGAGAGAGAGCGACTAGACAGCGACATCGAACTGCCAAAGGCGGCAAAG ATGCCACGGCAGCTACCACCACTTAGGCCGGTAGCAAACTTAGTACAGGAGACCACACAGGTAGCCCCTACCAACAGCAAAAAGAAGAGGCAGTGTAGGGCCAAGGAACAGTCACACAGTGATAGTGTTGCCTCAGAGAGGAAG AAGCCCAAAAGGAATGGCACATCCAAGGAGAAAAGGATGGAAGTAGCTGCCATTG CGGCCAATGGTACATATACGCCACGTGGTTACCACATCAACCCAGCACTGCCCCCAATCACGCCACCAGCACCGCCGCCACCGATGAATGATGTGATCACCCCTGCACGCTCCCCGTCTCCGTACCACTCCTCCTCAGCTGAGTCACTACATGAGATTCCACTGGACACCATCAGGAGTGGCTATGACCag CTTGCTTTGGTCAGAAACAAG CCGCAGGTTATCCCAGCAGGAGGCAGCCCCAACAGCAGTCCAAACTTCTCCGCCCGGGACCAGGAGAGAAGGTCTCACCCCAAGAGACGGAAGGCCAAGCCCAAGGAGAGGCGCCCCCGTCCGCTAGACGTGCCGCCATTGGAGCTGACTCAGACAGTCACTGACGGAGAGTACAGCATCCGGAGTGACGTCACCACGGCACAGAGTGGCAGGCCACTCCCAGTCATGCATATGGCAACGAGTAATGTGTAA
- the LOC118418627 gene encoding uncharacterized protein LOC118418627, with translation MALGSYPMDVQKCALGLDMYRGARILWGPKTEWFDESKHPVVVRSSGINAQFQLVKAHAFSYVNSYVERGISCLYAASTCDFTSMEDECLSQDCISADRQGTAQCEKCNFYGNCTSGGADITCDAEGLAQASRFGSLTSGQVRFALIRRINFHFIQTYGPTLTTVVMSWTSFWVNPEVVTARVSLNVVTVLTMLTQTRKVESFPEVSYVRAIDVWLFACQWFVFVSLIEYGVVHYYIRRDSKTKVTVVNLATFYWLLLLFIGVD, from the exons ATGGCGCTGGGATCATATCCAATGGACGTCCAGAAGTGTGCCCTGGGCCTGGACATGT ATAGAGGAGCCCGTATTCTATGGGGTCCGAAGACGGAGTGGTTCGACGAAAGCAAACATCCAGTTGTCGTGAGATCTTCTGGCATCAACGCGCAGTTCCAGCTTGTCAAAGCACACGCCTTCTCTTATGTCAACTCCTACGTGGAACGCG GCATATCGTGTCTGTACGCGGCTTCGACCTGCGACTTCACCTCAATGGAAGACGAATGCTTGTCGCAGGACTGCATCAGCGCAGACCGACAGGGGACGGCACAGTGCGAGAAATGCAACTTCTACGGAAACTGTACATCCGGAGGGGCTGACATCACCTGCGATG CTGAAGGGCTGGCGCAAGCTTCGCGATTCGGCAGCTTGACATCGGGGCAGGTCCGCTTCGCGCTCATCAGGCGGATAAATTTCCACTTCATCCAGACCTACGGACCCACCCTGACCACTGTCGTCATGAGCTGGACGTCCTTCTGGGTCAACCCTGAGGTGGTGACCGCCAGGGTGTCGCTGAACGTGGTGACTGTACTCACCATGCTCACACAG ACCAGGAAAGTTGAATCGTTTCCGGAGGTGTCGTACGTCCGTGCCATTGACGTGTGGCTGTTCGCCTGTCAGTGGTTCGTCTTCGTGTCTCTGATCGAGTACGGCGTGGTCCACTACTACATCCGACGCGACTCCAAGACCAAGGTCACCGTGGTAAATCTAGCTACTTTTTATTGgttattgttattatttattGGGGTGGATTGA
- the LOC118417565 gene encoding uncharacterized protein LOC118417565 encodes MRQAVCKIESCNYRLKYESSDACLVLSFKFGHTMASRVSFPWVFGLFLSVVCVASGELNGTTPGPNSSSYPEQTIYGALPWGYNPSAAPDDPTVNCGIYILDLGQFSERLMKYEIEFYLHCDWVDDRLAKESFMQQRAGQIWFPYDYLGQPLAVWSPDIVFGQAKDVKSLEEFLYGRWDGTVTLFRQ; translated from the exons ATGAGACAAGCAGTATGCAAAATAGAGTCTTGTAATTACCGTCTCAAGTACGAATCATCTGATgcatgtttagttttgtctttTAAGTTCGGACACACAATGGCTAGTCGCGTTTCCTTTCCTTGGGTTTTTGGATTGTTCTTAAGTGTTGTTTGCGTGGCGAGCGGGGAATTGAATGGTACGACTCCTGGACCCAACAG TAGTAGCTACCCGGAACAGACCATTTATGGTGCTTTACCATGGGGTTACAACCCGAGCGCCGCTCCAG ACGACCCTACCGTCAACTGTGGCATCTACATTTTGGATTTGGGTCAATTTTCGGAGCGACTGATG AAATACGAGATTGAGTTCTACCTACACTGTGATTGGGTGGACGACCGACTTGCCAAGGAAAGTTTCATGCAACAACGTGCTGGCCAGATATGGTTTCCATACGATTACCTGGGACAGCCCCTGGCCGTTTGGTCTCCAGACATAGTATTCGGCCAGGCAAAGGATGTGAAGTCCCTCGAAGAATTCCTTTACGGACGTTGGGACGGGACGGTTACTTTGTTCagacagtaa
- the LOC118417571 gene encoding uncharacterized protein LOC118417571, whose product MLNLSEKCRKPINILAPHRGILYMHPVYIDGLSRITIKKDPPVFVVFPITHDYAIYSRYTLTSKCHMALGAYPLDVQNCALGMNLFKGGRLVWGPKTEWFWDENKPPVVVKSSGINAQFQLIKIHAFSYVNSHTERGKNCVYAVSTCDFRALEDECLLHDCVSADRLGTAHCEKCNFYGNCTSGGADITCDAEDLKQATGLSCFTSGQIRFALVRRINFHFIQTYAPTLTTVAMSWTSFWVNPEVVPARVSLNVVTVLTMLTQTRKVEYFPEVSYVRAIDVWLFACQWFVFVSLIEYGVVHYYIRRDSKAVDKSNETEGRGCCKTLTPKEKALRHDYAARVWFPVCFVLFMIGYFGYYVIDWVKYSTGAI is encoded by the exons ATGCTGAATTTAAGTGAGAAATGCAGGAAACCCATAAATATACTGGCCCCACATAGAGGCATCTTATATATGCATCCCGTATATATAGACGGGCTCAGTAGGATAACAATTAAGAAAGATCCACCGGTGTTTGTTGTATTCCCAATTACACACGATTATGCTATATATTCCAGATACACGCTGACGTCCAAGTGTCACATGGCGTTGGGAGCATATCCACTGGACGTGCAGAACTGTGCATTGGGAATGAATCTGT ttaaagGTGGCCGTCTCGTCTGGGGTCCGAAGACAGAGTGGTTCTGGGATGAAAACAAGCCCCCGGTTGTTGTGAAGTCGTCCGGCATCAACGCGCAGTTCCAGCTTATCAAGATCCACGCCTTCTCCTATGTCAACTCGCACACCGAACGCG gtaaaaactgtgtgtatgCAGTATCCACCTGTGACTTCCGGGCGTTGGAGGATGAGTGCCTGTTGCATGACTGCGTCAGTGCAGACAGACTGGGGACGGCACACTGCGAGAAGTGCAACTTCTACGGAAACTGCACATCTGGAGGGGCCGACATCACATGCGATG CTGAGGACCTGAAACAAGCCACGGGTCTAAGCTGCTTCACCTCGGGGCAGATCCGCTTCGCGCTCGTCAGGCGGATCAACTTCCACTTCATCCAGACTTACGCACCGACCCTGACCACTGTCGCCATGAGCTGGACGTCCTTCTGGGTCAACCCTGAGGTGGTGCCTGCCAGGGTGTCTCTCAACGTGGTGACTGTGCTCACCATGCTCACACAG ACCAGGAAAGTTGAGTATTTCCCGGAGGTGTCGTACGTACGTGCCATTGACGTGTGGCTGTTCGCCTGTCAGTGGTTCGTCTTCGTGTCTCTGATCGAGTACGGCGTGGTCCACTACTACATCCGGCGCGACTCCAAGGCAGTGGACAAATCTAATGAG aCAGAAGGGCGCGGCTGCTGCAAGACTCTGACGCCCAAGGAGAAGGCATTACGTCACGACTACGCTGCCCGCGTATGGTTCCCTGTCTGCTTCGTGCTCTTCATGATTGGCTACTTCGGCTACTACGTCATCGATTGGGTCAAGTACTCTACCGGGGCCATATAA
- the LOC118418609 gene encoding uncharacterized protein LOC118418609, whose amino-acid sequence MTEYGDLPGDYNPDAVPADDTVNCGIYILDLGHFSERLMKYEIEFYLHCDWVDRRLAKESLLPDRAHQIWLPRNDAGKAILIWTPTVQFNMAKDVEESGEYLYGRWDGTVTKIMKYVVTEQSN is encoded by the exons ATGACAGAGTATGGTGACTTACCAGGGGACTACAACCCAGACGCCGTTCCag CGGATGATACAGTCAACTGTGGCATCTATATCCTGGACCTGGGTCATTTTTCAGAGCGACTGATG AAATACGAGATCGAGTTCTACCTACATTGTGATTGGGTCGACCGTCGACTGGCCAAGGAAAGCCTCCTGCCGGACCGGGCTCACCAGATCTGGTTACCTCGCAATGACGCGGGAAAGGCCATCCTGATCTGGACCCCCACCGTGCAGTTCAACATGGCCAAGGATGTAGAGGAAAGTGGGGAATACCTTTACGGGCGGTGGGATGGGACCGTTACTAAGATCATGAAGTATGTTGTGACGGAACAATCTAATTGA
- the LOC118417572 gene encoding glutamate-gated chloride channel subunit beta-like — MEMAVLLMFMLLVPKALSQDGGRPDNDQASFQSNETATPTINDMPYISTSVSVPENYSHMEPPPTENGQVDMNCSVIILSLDTVTQYKILRDTAFYIDFVLACQWRDTRLLQARPGNDTGSSYIQGNIWRPTIQTSVLSKEYQNRVDFFPPVLLYDGSVILAQKFSLNQACLMNLRHYPHDLQCCAVALSTYGGVKAMWNEPMYWLPDSSVVATLMSTVRSDFLIDGINYTSYVGSYFGPSNVCSYQRGFCDYQGSDACTRMKCTDADNLHKHECIKCNHFGGRCAPPTLKECFNNTSRGLSTKNMLSSTTLEFKLLLRRHAEYGFIYAYAPTSGIVVLSWISFWLDPRSAPARTGLGVTTVLTMISMNMRTTDAELGYIRAIDVWLFVCKNFVCFALMEYAVVNFLVTSSPPEPKVVQHNMETEHIDDDLLGNREKGFKSLLRDDKNKHDPSKFDDDTDSKNKPNDT; from the exons ATGGAGATGGCAGTTCTACTGATGTTCATGCTCCTTGTACCGAAGGCACTTTCCCAAGACGGAGGCCGTCCTGACAACGACCA GGCTTCCTTTCAGTCAAATGAAACAGCCACCCCGACCATCAATGACATGCCGTACATCAGTACGTCTGTCAGCGTACCGGAGAACTACAGTCATATGGAGCCGCCACCAACAGAGA ATGGTCAGGTTGACATGAACTGCAGCGTCATCATTCTAAGCCTTGACACAGTGACACAGTATAAGATACTCCGAGATACG GCATTCTACATCGACTTCGTCCTGGCTTGCCAATGGAGGGACACCAGATTGCTACAAGCCAGACCGGGGAACGACACAGGTTCAAGTTACATCCAGGGGAACATCTGGAGACCTACCATCCAGACATCTGTGCTTTCTAAAGAATACCAAAACCGTGTGGATTTCTTTCCTCCAGTGCTGCTTTACGACGGAAGTGTGATTCTGGCTCAAAA ATTCAGCCTTAACCAAGCGTGCTTAATGAATCTTCGTCACTATCCCCATGACCTACAATGTTGTGCTGTGGCTCTATCGACTT ATGGCGGGGTGAAAGCCATGTGGAACGAGCCGATGTACTGGCTTCCCGACAGTTCTGTAGTGGCTACACTGATGTCGACTGTGCGCTCCGACTTCCTGATTGACGGTATCAACTACACCAGCTACGTGGGGTCGTACTTTGGTCCAA GCAATGTTTGTTCTTACCAGCGAGGGTTTTGTGACTACCAAGGCTCCGATGCATGCACACGGATGAAGTGTACAGATGCAGACAATCTACACAAGCATGAATGCATCAAATGTAACCACTTCGGTGGCCGGTGTGCACCACCGACATTGAAGGAGTGTTTTAACAATACGTCGAGAG GTCTTTCCACGAAGAATATGTTGTCTTCCACCACCTTGGAGTTTAAGCTCCTTCTGAGACGGCACGCTGAGTATGGCTTCATTTACGCCTACGCTCCAACCTCGGGTATAGTGGTCCTGTCCTGGATCTCGTTCTGGCTCGACCCTCGCTCAGCTCCGGCGAGAACTGGGCTCGGCGTCACTACGGTCCTGACAATGATATCAATG aATATGCGAACAACCGATGCAGAGTTGGGGTACATCCGGGCCATCGATGTCTGGCTGTTTGTCTGCAAGAATTTCGTCTGCTTCGCCCTGATGGAGTATGCCGTCGTGAACTTCCTAGTCACATCAAGTCCTCCTGAA CCCAAGGTCGTCCAACACAACATGGAGACTGAACACATCGACGATGACCTGCTCGGCAACAGAGAAAAGGGGTTCAAATCACTGCTTCGAGATGACAAGAACAAACACGATCCCAGCAAGTTTGACGATGACACTGATTCTAAGAATAA ACCGAATGACACCTAA